From the Oleiharenicola lentus genome, one window contains:
- a CDS encoding class I SAM-dependent methyltransferase: MLIRLAVFLLESSPWLRRLLWRWWYGRLAKRYTAGDWTFMNYGFVETRDGQADLSSVRLAKEDEADRLCIQLYHRVASGAPLAGKEVLEVGSGRGGGASFVARYHHPAKVTGADFSPQAVALCQKRHAGVTNLAFVVGDAENLPFANASFDAVLNVESSHCYGHVAKFYAEVARVLRPGGVFLYTDFRAAEDVPAWHAALAAPGWERVAVEDITAAVADAMEADDARKRALIAEFIPARFRHLFGEFAGLVGGQMHSGFRARKMQYHRFVFRKSP; this comes from the coding sequence ATGCTCATCCGCCTTGCGGTGTTCCTGCTCGAATCCTCCCCGTGGTTGCGGCGCCTGCTCTGGCGCTGGTGGTATGGCCGCCTGGCGAAACGCTACACCGCCGGCGACTGGACGTTCATGAACTACGGGTTCGTCGAAACCCGCGACGGCCAGGCGGATTTGTCCTCCGTGCGCTTGGCGAAGGAGGACGAAGCCGACCGGCTCTGCATCCAGCTCTATCACCGCGTGGCTTCCGGGGCGCCCCTCGCCGGCAAGGAGGTGCTTGAGGTCGGCTCCGGTCGCGGCGGCGGGGCGAGTTTCGTCGCGCGCTACCATCACCCGGCAAAGGTCACCGGCGCGGATTTTTCCCCACAGGCCGTGGCGCTCTGCCAGAAACGCCACGCCGGCGTGACCAACCTCGCCTTCGTGGTCGGCGACGCGGAGAACCTGCCCTTCGCCAATGCGAGCTTCGACGCCGTGCTCAATGTCGAGAGCAGCCACTGCTACGGCCACGTGGCCAAGTTCTACGCCGAGGTCGCGCGCGTGCTGCGCCCCGGCGGCGTGTTCCTCTACACCGATTTTCGCGCCGCCGAGGATGTGCCCGCCTGGCATGCCGCGCTCGCCGCGCCGGGTTGGGAGCGAGTGGCCGTCGAAGACATCACCGCCGCCGTGGCCGACGCGATGGAAGCCGACGATGCCCGCAAGCGCGCGCTCATCGCCGAGTTCATCCCGGCCCGTTTCCGCCACCTCTTCGGCGAATTCGCCGGCCTCGTCGGCGGCCAGATGCACAGCGGCTTCCGCGCACGGAAGATGCAGTATCACCGCTTTGTGTTTCGAAAAAGCCCATGA
- a CDS encoding ThuA domain-containing protein, translating into MKHCFSALRAGLLLFLAFNAGSLMTAAPAHKLMLLTGQSSKYHDWTKSSPLVKKQLEATGLFTVDVVTTPARGQDMSGFAPDFSPYAAVVVIYEGDDWPAATREAFTAYMKNGGGLVVIHDTDNAFPFWPEWNEMIGIGGWGLKPDGNVGARDESWGPKLRWRDGQQVHDHSPGRAGHPPRHDFTIVTRATDHPIMQGLPAAWLHADDEIYSQLRGPAKNVEILATAKADQTKFPKSSGEHEPMLMTIRYGRGRVFHTTLGHVGPNEQPPFKPLVCVGHVVTLQRGTEWAATGRVTQAVPADFPTETQTSLRAE; encoded by the coding sequence ATGAAACACTGCTTCTCCGCCCTCCGGGCGGGCCTCCTGCTTTTTCTCGCCTTCAACGCCGGATCGCTCATGACCGCCGCCCCCGCCCACAAGCTCATGCTGCTCACCGGCCAGTCGTCGAAATACCACGATTGGACCAAGAGCAGCCCGTTGGTGAAAAAGCAGCTGGAGGCCACCGGCCTCTTCACCGTGGACGTCGTCACCACGCCGGCCCGCGGGCAGGACATGTCCGGCTTCGCGCCGGACTTCTCGCCCTACGCGGCGGTCGTGGTGATCTACGAGGGCGACGACTGGCCCGCCGCCACGCGCGAGGCCTTCACCGCCTACATGAAGAACGGCGGCGGCCTCGTGGTCATCCACGACACCGACAACGCCTTTCCCTTCTGGCCGGAGTGGAACGAGATGATCGGCATCGGCGGCTGGGGCCTGAAACCCGACGGCAACGTCGGCGCCCGCGACGAGAGCTGGGGCCCCAAGCTCCGCTGGCGCGACGGCCAGCAAGTCCACGACCATTCGCCCGGCCGGGCCGGCCATCCGCCGCGCCATGATTTCACCATCGTGACCCGCGCGACGGATCATCCGATCATGCAAGGCCTCCCCGCCGCCTGGCTGCATGCCGACGACGAAATCTACAGCCAGCTGCGCGGCCCGGCAAAGAACGTGGAGATCCTCGCCACCGCCAAGGCCGACCAGACGAAGTTCCCGAAGTCCTCCGGCGAACATGAGCCCATGCTCATGACGATCCGATACGGCCGGGGTCGCGTGTTTCACACGACACTCGGTCATGTCGGACCCAACGAGCAGCCGCCCTTCAAGCCGTTGGTCTGTGTCGGCCACGTTGTCACGCTGCAGCGCGGCACCGAGTGGGCCGCAACCGGTCGCGTGACGCAGGCCGTGCCGGCGGATTTCCCGACCGAAACGCAGACCTCCTTGCGCGCGGAATAA
- a CDS encoding GDSL-type esterase/lipase family protein — protein MRTPALSALSLSQGIAFAALLLAGCTSAPVEKNAAAPAAATPATSAPSAPAPSAARFEVPATDEGLPGIGPVRRYDWFKNLWRERRTRWAGRVEQDQRTIVFLGDSITQGWHDNFDNAFPELRAVNRGISGDTTRGVLVRLQEDVIALNPACVVLLIGTNDLDEKGGNPWVVASNIRQIVDRLREHNAAMPVVICQVMPSSHQKNRPAHLIRRINQLINELTADQPQVIVLDTWKLFAGPDNDAPVELFPDLLHPNNDGYAKWAAALRPVFATLGYLDRDNDNFTIENDFVSLFNGHDLTGWGYRPTTPEDIKSALGWQRSSADAAEWPVVKEAATLDGLKVSPDGRFAAKAGRLIVTTPPGGRRVQQLWTTADLPKNFVLRLQFRATPNTDSGIYLRGPQLQCRDYGLAGPFKLQHYRPLDWNDIEVAVKDGVARATCNGEVLVEAMKLPESGPLGLEGDRGQMEYRRIRVMALP, from the coding sequence ATGCGCACCCCCGCCCTCTCCGCCCTGAGCCTGTCGCAAGGGATCGCCTTCGCGGCGCTCCTGCTTGCCGGCTGCACCTCTGCACCGGTTGAAAAGAACGCCGCCGCTCCCGCCGCCGCCACGCCGGCCACGTCCGCACCGTCCGCACCCGCGCCCAGCGCGGCGCGCTTCGAAGTGCCCGCCACCGACGAAGGTCTGCCGGGCATCGGGCCCGTCCGCCGCTACGACTGGTTCAAGAATCTCTGGCGCGAGCGCCGCACCCGCTGGGCCGGCCGCGTCGAGCAGGACCAGCGCACCATCGTCTTCCTTGGCGACTCCATCACGCAGGGCTGGCACGACAACTTCGACAACGCCTTCCCCGAACTGCGCGCGGTGAACCGCGGCATCAGCGGCGACACCACCCGCGGCGTGCTCGTCCGCCTGCAGGAAGACGTAATCGCCCTCAACCCCGCCTGCGTGGTGCTGCTCATCGGCACCAACGACCTCGACGAAAAGGGCGGCAACCCCTGGGTCGTCGCCAGCAACATCCGGCAGATCGTGGACCGCCTGCGCGAGCACAACGCCGCCATGCCCGTCGTCATCTGCCAGGTGATGCCCAGCTCGCACCAGAAGAACCGCCCGGCGCACCTGATCCGCCGAATCAATCAGCTGATCAACGAACTCACCGCCGACCAGCCGCAGGTCATCGTCCTTGATACCTGGAAACTTTTTGCCGGCCCGGACAACGATGCACCGGTCGAGCTGTTCCCCGACCTGCTCCATCCCAACAACGACGGTTACGCCAAATGGGCCGCCGCGTTGCGCCCGGTCTTCGCCACGCTCGGCTACCTCGACCGCGACAACGACAATTTCACCATCGAGAACGACTTCGTGAGCCTCTTCAACGGCCACGACCTCACCGGTTGGGGCTACCGCCCGACCACACCCGAGGACATCAAGTCCGCGCTCGGCTGGCAACGTAGCTCGGCCGACGCGGCCGAGTGGCCGGTCGTGAAGGAGGCCGCCACGCTCGATGGTCTCAAGGTCAGTCCCGACGGACGCTTTGCCGCCAAGGCCGGGCGGCTCATCGTCACCACGCCACCGGGCGGACGCCGCGTCCAGCAGCTCTGGACCACCGCGGACCTGCCGAAGAATTTCGTGCTGCGCCTCCAGTTCCGGGCCACGCCCAACACCGACAGCGGCATCTACCTGCGCGGCCCGCAGCTCCAGTGCCGCGACTACGGCCTCGCCGGTCCGTTCAAACTCCAGCACTACCGCCCGCTCGACTGGAACGACATCGAGGTCGCGGTGAAGGACGGCGTGGCCCGCGCCACTTGCAACGGCGAGGTGCTCGTCGAGGCCATGAAACTCCCCGAGTCGGGCCCGCTCGGCCTCGAGGGCGACCGTGGCCAGATGGAATACCGCCGCATCCGCGTGATGGCGTTGCCGTGA